The region CGTCATGGGAGTGGCTTCAGCCTTTTCCGCCATAACCTACCCCCTTTTCAGAGCTGTCTCCCATCCGCGTCTGGATTTCCGGATGAATGTCGTATTTCTGGTGGTGGCGGCCGTCCTGATAGTGCCTTTCACCATGAAATACGGAATAACGGGAGTGGCTTTGGTGATGAGCATAGGGGCCTTGATCCGAGCCTTGGTAGGCTTTTTTTATACGCGTTCCTTGATTGGGATCTCGTTTGCCGCCCTGTTCGGCCCACTGTCGGGTCTTCTCGCCGGGTCCATTCTCGCCGCGGCAGCGGCATGGCTGATCCGGTGGCGCCTGTTCGGAGATTCGGCGTGGTGGGCGCCGGCCGCCGCATTGGCCCTGGCCCTGGTGCTTTACTTGGCCGTGGCGTTCTGGTGGTTTCTCCACGTGAGATCGGCGGAAAAACATCGGGAGGCTGGAACGGTTTGAACATCACCGTCGGTCTGATAACCCGCAATCGGGCGCGCCCGCTCTAGAACTGCCTCGAAAGTCTATCGAGACAGCAGCTACTCCCGGAAGAAGTGATTGTCGTGGACAATGGGTCCGGCGACTCAACCGCCGATGTGGCGCGTTCCTTCGCCCGGAAGCTTCCGCTGCGTCTCTTCTCCGAAGCACGGCCCGGTATTCCCCGGTGTCGTAATCGTTGTCTGCGGGAAGCCCGAAACCGGGTATTGGCCTTCACGGACGATGATTGCAAGGTTCCTCCGGACTGGATCCAGAGGATCGCAACCTATCACGAGGCCTATCCGGGCGCTGCGGCCATCGGAGGCCCGGTAGTGAACGGCGCCCCGGGCCTTCTGGGTGAGACCAATCAACGGATGTGGGAAAGCTGGTTATGCGCCTATCGGGAGGCGCCAAAATCCGGAACGTCGGATATCCGTTTTCGGACACCGGCCAGGATTCCACATGTCTTGAAAAGGCCCGCTCAAGTGCGGAGTCTGTTCACAGCCAACTGCTCGTATAAAGTGGTTTCGATCAGGCGCATCGGCGGTTTCAATGAATCACTGCTGACCATGTCGGACGAAGAATTGAACTGGCGCCTCTGCAACTCCGGAGAACGGTTACTGTACATACCGGACATGCCCGTAGTTCATGCCCACCGTGGCGCTATTGCGTCCTTTATCGAGCAGCATTTCCGGTACGGCATCGGGTTTTACCAGACGCGCACGCTGCATCCCGGTATGCCGGGTATTCTGCCTCGATCCACACTCGTTTCGGTATGGATGTTTCCAATCCTCGCTCTGACACAAGCCTTGTTCAACGCAGGCGTCGCAAGGCTTTCGTGCAAAACGCTTCCCCTGGCGGTTTTGATGTGGATCGCAGAAACGGCGTTCCGTACCGGAGCCCTCTATGCCGGTACGGGGCATCGGAGGGCGGTCTTTTTACCGGCGCCCCAACCCGCTCCATCGAGGACGAGTGCGCCGTCCGCCCACTCCCACTCGATGGCGGCCTCTCCCAAAGGCGACACAGAGAAGACACTGTCCTGTATCGCGCCGGGTCCCACTTCGAGAGGCAAGCTGTAAAGCAGCCGGCACGGACCGAGGGCCGTCGCGCCCGGGACCGCCTTAGACCATCCCGGCCCGGGTTTATCGAAACGGATCCGAACGCCGC is a window of Deltaproteobacteria bacterium DNA encoding:
- a CDS encoding polysaccharide biosynthesis C-terminal domain-containing protein: MAILPYAGLMAVLAPDVVAYIYGTKWIQAVPILRIMLVMGVASAFSAITYPLFRAVSHPRLDFRMNVVFLVVAAVLIVPFTMKYGITGVALVMSIGALIRALVGFFYTRSLIGISFAALFGPLSGLLAGSILAAAAAWLIRWRLFGDSAWWAPAAALALALVLYLAVAFWWFLHVRSAEKHREAGTV
- a CDS encoding glycosyltransferase, producing MIVVDNGSGDSTADVARSFARKLPLRLFSEARPGIPRCRNRCLREARNRVLAFTDDDCKVPPDWIQRIATYHEAYPGAAAIGGPVVNGAPGLLGETNQRMWESWLCAYREAPKSGTSDIRFRTPARIPHVLKRPAQVRSLFTANCSYKVVSIRRIGGFNESLLTMSDEELNWRLCNSGERLLYIPDMPVVHAHRGAIASFIEQHFRYGIGFYQTRTLHPGMPGILPRSTLVSVWMFPILALTQALFNAGVARLSCKTLPLAVLMWIAETAFRTGALYAGTGHRRAVFLPAPQPAPSRTSAPSAHSHSMAASPKGDTEKTLSCIAPGPTSRGKL